The sequence CTCCTCGGCGAGCTGGCCAAGGTCACCCCCGCGCCGAGGCGGATCGGGACGATCTACGATCCGTCGAACGAGAACAGCCAGGTCTGGGTCGCGCAGCTGCGGACGGCGATCAAGGCTCGGCCCGGTCTCTCCCTGGTCGAGGCGACCGTGGCGGGCGCCGGTGACGTGCAGAGCGCTGCGCGGTCCCTGGTCGGCCGGACCGACACGATCCTCGTCGGGCCCGACGCGGCCGTGGCGTCGGGCATCGCCGCGGTCGGCGCGGTCGCCCTGTCAAACAAGATCCCGCTGTACCTGACGTCGGGAGACGCGACCACGAGCGGGGTGCTGGCCACGCTGGGGCCGAGTTACGCCAACCTCGGCTCGCAGGGCGCCGACGTCGCCGTGAAGGTCCTCGACGGTGCCCAGCCGGCGGTCACTCCGTTCGGCCGGCCGGGCGCGCTCGAGTGGGACGTCAACCATTCGACGCTCGGCGCGCTCGGGGTCACCGTGCCGTCCGCGGCGATGGGCTAGCCGTGCGATTCCTCGTCACCGACACCCTGATCGCCGGTCTGCCGCTGCTGCCGGTCGTCATGGGCATCTACCTCGTGGTCCGCATCCGGCAGGACTTCGACCTCACCGTCGACGGAAGCTTCACGTTGGGCGGCGCGATCACCGCGGTGCTGCTCAACCACGGTGCGGGCGTGCCGCTGGCGATGCTCGTGGCCGTGGCCGGGGCCGCCCTCGCGGGGCTCGTCACGACCGGGCTGCACCTGGCGTTCCGCATCCCGGTCATCCTGGCCGGCCTGGTCATGAGCATCGGGATGACGACGCTGAACCTGCATGTGCTGGGACGGCCGTCGATCAGCCTGGACAGCGACCGGACCCTGTTCGGCGGCCTGATCGGCCTGGCTCCCGACGTCCAGGACTGGCTGACGATCGCGATCCTCGCCGCGTTCGCCGCCGTGTTCCTCGCCGCCGTCGGCTACCTGCTGCTCACCGAGGTAGGCCTGGCGCTGCGGGCCACCGGGGTCAATCCCCGGATGGCCAGGGCTCAGGGCGTCGACGACCGGCGTTCCCTGGC is a genomic window of Pseudofrankia inefficax containing:
- a CDS encoding ABC transporter substrate-binding protein, which encodes MKLGATRRRRMAGALLGAIGMIGVIAGCGSSSGSATSSSAGSGTVKVNIFEVAQADVVTTLETAFKKELTAKLAGRTVSYSVSNANGDPSLIQSIARNLSRSNSSLIAVIGTPAVIAMAQQDKTHPIIALAMGDPVGGKVADSLDHPGRNVTGTIDFVDPAKLLGELAKVTPAPRRIGTIYDPSNENSQVWVAQLRTAIKARPGLSLVEATVAGAGDVQSAARSLVGRTDTILVGPDAAVASGIAAVGAVALSNKIPLYLTSGDATTSGVLATLGPSYANLGSQGADVAVKVLDGAQPAVTPFGRPGALEWDVNHSTLGALGVTVPSAAMG
- a CDS encoding ABC transporter permease subunit; the protein is MRFLVTDTLIAGLPLLPVVMGIYLVVRIRQDFDLTVDGSFTLGGAITAVLLNHGAGVPLAMLVAVAGAALAGLVTTGLHLAFRIPVILAGLVMSIGMTTLNLHVLGRPSISLDSDRTLFGGLIGLAPDVQDWLTIAILAAFAAVFLAAVGYLLLTEVGLALRATGVNPRMARAQGVDDRRSLALCLALANASAGLSGALTVQSQGFSDSSTGTGTLLAGVGAVMLGELIARPGGASRVGRVIAAVVAGTLLYRFILVGALRAGLQATDLSGITALTLVAAVALNRYLPEVGRVLGRLGTAGRAGTQAPAVGGPHIAEVAGGRPAPDDGPTIPPAREPATAGRASASATMKEAG